The genomic window GGGCAGCGGCCGCGGCTATTCAATCAGGGAGCTGGTGGAGACGCTGCGCAGCTTTATCGATTTCAACTATGAATTTGATGTTAGCAAACCTGCCGGATTTCCCCGGCGCGTTATGGATATCTCCCTGGCCCGTGAATTGCTGAACTATAATCCAACAACATCTCTGCGGGACGGGCTGAAGGAGACCTGGGGCTGGTTTACCAGGAACCAGGATGAATATTTAGCCAAGGTTAATTATTTCAAAGAGGGGAAATGAAAGTAACCAGAACAAAGCTCGATGGCGTTCTCCTCATTACTCCGCCCACTATTTTTGAGGACTTCAGGGGGACTTACGCGGAGACCTATAATGAAAAGCTATACACGGAGGCAGGCATCAACGTTAAGTTTGTCCAGGACGATATCTCCGTGTCCCGCCAGAACGTTTTGCGCGGCATTC from Dehalococcoidales bacterium includes these protein-coding regions:
- a CDS encoding dTDP-4-dehydrorhamnose 3,5-epimerase family protein; translation: MKVTRTKLDGVLLITPPTIFEDFRGTYAETYNEKLYTEAGINVKFVQDDISVSRQNVLRGI